In Bdellovibrionales bacterium CG10_big_fil_rev_8_21_14_0_10_45_34, the following proteins share a genomic window:
- a CDS encoding antitoxin: MKKEYDFNKMKEVKNPYPAKKKKAVGINLSPVVIDYFKKLSDESGVSYQKLIDLYLLDCVKSKKKLSMKWTA, from the coding sequence ATGAAAAAGGAATATGATTTCAATAAAATGAAGGAAGTTAAAAATCCGTACCCTGCCAAAAAGAAAAAAGCAGTCGGTATCAATTTAAGCCCTGTCGTCATCGATTACTTCAAAAAACTCTCTGATGAGTCAGGTGTCTCCTATCAAAAACTTATCGACCTTTATCTTCTGGATTGTGTGAAGAGCAAAAAGAAGCTTTCGATGAAGTGGACGGCATAG
- the higA gene encoding addiction module antidote protein, HigA family: MIKNPKPMHPGTVLDEIYMKEMNLNQTQFAQKCGCTHRKINEIVNGKRAISPEFALVLEKVLGTTAEMWVRMQAEYDLWVARQKAA, translated from the coding sequence ATGATTAAAAATCCAAAACCCATGCACCCAGGAACTGTGCTCGATGAAATCTATATGAAAGAGATGAACCTCAATCAAACGCAGTTCGCTCAAAAGTGCGGGTGCACACACCGAAAAATCAATGAGATCGTCAATGGTAAACGAGCTATTTCTCCGGAGTTTGCTTTGGTTTTAGAAAAGGTTCTTGGAACAACGGCAGAAATGTGGGTTCGCATGCAGGCGGAGTACGATTTGTGGGTAGCACGACAGAAGGCCGCATGA
- a CDS encoding RNA-binding protein, producing the protein MNAKIYVGNLPYRLSEEELMGHFAQMGEVLSAQIVTDRETGRSKGFGFVEMQSADEAKSAVEKLDGQPLAGRNLKVTEARPREERPRNGGGDGGFKRNFGGRSRD; encoded by the coding sequence ATGAACGCAAAAATCTATGTTGGTAACCTCCCCTATCGTCTCAGCGAAGAAGAGCTAATGGGGCACTTTGCTCAAATGGGCGAAGTTCTTTCGGCTCAGATCGTAACTGATCGTGAGACTGGTAGATCCAAAGGCTTTGGATTTGTGGAGATGCAATCTGCCGACGAGGCTAAGTCAGCTGTTGAAAAGCTTGACGGACAACCTTTGGCCGGAAGAAACCTGAAAGTCACCGAGGCACGTCCTCGCGAAGAGCGACCGCGAAATGGTGGTGGCGACGGCGGGTTCAAAAGAAACTTCGGTGGGCGCTCGCGCGATTAG